Proteins encoded in a region of the Micropterus dolomieu isolate WLL.071019.BEF.003 ecotype Adirondacks linkage group LG09, ASM2129224v1, whole genome shotgun sequence genome:
- the pygo2 gene encoding pygopus homolog 2 isoform X6 — protein MKSPEKKKARKSTSQAAGFSHLTEFAPPPTPMVDHLVASNPFDDDFGPPPRPSGTGGPGSAPFLPSPGAGGGGGYGGGSRMGGGMGFMGGPGGGQPGRRPPFGPPSNAGPHHQLGFGGMPGFGGGGGGGSGGGGGGGGFPPGGPSQFNMPPNFSPPMHPVPGFNPMLSPGGMGGPGGGGPPHPRFGMPPQQQHGQGGHPFNSPPLPGGGGPRGPPHGPLPPMGGGMGPGMNMMGGMGGGPGGNMVGGLPGMPPQGQFPPSQDGPYPGPSPPGPGNDDGKNFGGGGAPPGPQQQQQQQQQQQQQQQQQQQQQQLNLNPNGPPPNNTTPGPPPNSGPPQSGGGFPGHPDVQQPNANTPGQPPSAPPQPNPNSSPTGPMNGSGQSQHPPPSQLQPPSNTNTPNSNSSTQQQQSTPPNSAPGSTPYNQQNNTPGAAGTMSNAAPNSGQNNMTNNNGGNTPGSNPNPPSNSTSTPNTQSPLPPGPAAPSAGPGSGPGKLGGPGMVFPCGLCMAEVHDDQDAILCEASCQRWFHRDCTGLTEPAYGLLTRESSAVWACDFCIKTKDIQAVFVRQGLGQLVAANES, from the exons ATGAAGAGCCCGGAGAAGAAGAAGGCAAGGAAATCCACCTCTCAG GCGGCGGGGTTCTCCCACCTCACTGAGTTTGCACCTCCCCCAACCCCCATGGTGGACCACCTGGTCGCCTCCAACCCCTTTGATGATGACTTTGGGCCTCCACCCCGACCTAGTGGGACAGGTGGACCAGGTAGTGCTCCATTTCTTCCCAGCCCAGGTGCAGGCGGAGGAGGTGGGTATGGAGGCGGAAGCAGAATGGGCGGTGGCATGGGCTTCATGGGAGGCCCAGGAGGCGGGCAGCCTGGACGGAGGCCACCGTTCGGTCCTCCATCCAATGCTGGACCTCACCACCAGCTAGGCTTTGGAGGAATGCCTGGCTTTGGAGGTGGCGGTGGGGGCGGCagtgggggaggagggggtggaggtGGATTCCCGCCTGGTGGCCCTTCTCAGTTCAATATGCCACCAAACTTCAGTCCACCCATGCACCCTGTGCCAGGATTCAATCCCATGTTGTCTCCAGGGGGTATGGGAGGTCCCGGTGGAGGAGGACCACCCCACCCTCGGTTTGGCATgcctccacagcagcagcacggACAGGGTGGACACCCATTTAACAGCCCACCTTTGCCCGGTGGTGGAGGCCCCAGAGGGCCCCCGCATGGCCCCTTGCCTCCCATGGGAGGAGGCATGGGTCCTGGGATGAACATGATGGGTGGCATGGGTGGTGGCCCTGGAGGAAACATGGTGGGAGGGTTGCCAGGTATGCCCCCTCAAGGACAGTTTCCTCCCTCACAAGATGGCCCCTACCCTGGCCCCAGTCCGCCAGGACCAGGCAACGATGATGGAAAGAACTTTGGTGGAGGAGGTGCACCGCCTGGgccccagcagcagcagcagcagcagcagcagcagcagcagcagcagcagcagcagcagcagcagcaacagcttaACTTAAATCCCAATGGCCCCCCTCCAAACAATACCACTCCTGGCCCTCCTCCTAACTCTGGCCCACCACAGTCAGGGGGAGGCTTCCCAGGCCACCCTGATGTCCAGCAGCCCAACGCCAATACACCTGGTCAGCCTCCTTCGGCACCACCCCAGCCCAACCCCAACTCTTCTCCTACTGGTCCCATGAATGGATCAGGCCAGTCCCAGCATCCACCACCCAGTCAGCTACAACCCCCCAGCAATACAAACACCCCCAACTCTAACAGCTCTACCCAGCAGCAGCAATCCACTCCACCTAATTCTGCCCCAGGCTCCACCCCTTACAACCAACAGAACAACACTCCTGGTGCTGCTGGTACCATGTCAAATGCAGCCCCCAATTCAGGTCAGAACAACATGACCAACAACAACGGAGGCAACACTCCTGGCAGCAACCCTAATCCCCCCTCTAACTCCACTTCCACCCCGAACACCCAGTCTCCCCTGCCCCCCGGTCCCGCTGCCCCTTCAGCTGGGCCTGGTTCTGGCCCTGGAAAACTCGGTGGCCCTGGAATGGTCTTCCCTTGTGGCCTCTGTATGGCGGAGGTGCATGACGATCAGGACGCCATCCTGTGCGAGGCGTCGTGCCAACGTTGGTTCCACCGTGACTGCACGGGCCTGACAGAGCCAGCGTATGGGCTGCTGACTCGAGAGAGCTCTGCTGTTTGGGCCTGTGACTTCTGCATCAAGACCAAGGACATCCAGGCTGTGTTTGTGCGCCAGGGATTAGGCCAGCTGGTTGCAGCTAATGAGAGTTGA
- the pygo2 gene encoding pygopus homolog 2 isoform X5 yields the protein MAAESGRLLAGQGKRSKASQMKSPEKKKARKSTSQAAGFSHLTEFAPPPTPMVDHLVASNPFDDDFGPPPRPSGTGGPGSAPFLPSPGAGGGGGYGGGSRMGGGMGFMGGPGGGQPGRRPPFGPPSNAGPHHQLGFGGMPGFGGGGGGGSGGGGGGGGFPPGGPSQFNMPPNFSPPMHPVPGFNPMLSPGGMGGPGGGGPPHPRFGMPPQQQHGQGGHPFNSPPLPGGGGPRGPPHGPLPPMGGGMGPGMNMMGGMGGGPGGNMVGGLPGMPPQGQFPPSQDGPYPGPSPPGPGNDDGKNFGGGGAPPGPQQQQQQQQQQQLNLNPNGPPPNNTTPGPPPNSGPPQSGGGFPGHPDVQQPNANTPGQPPSAPPQPNPNSSPTGPMNGSGQSQHPPPSQLQPPSNTNTPNSNSSTQQQQSTPPNSAPGSTPYNQQNNTPGAAGTMSNAAPNSGQNNMTNNNGGNTPGSNPNPPSNSTSTPNTQSPLPPGPAAPSAGPGSGPGKLGGPGMVFPCGLCMAEVHDDQDAILCEASCQRWFHRDCTGLTEPAYGLLTRESSAVWACDFCIKTKDIQAVFVRQGLGQLVAANES from the exons ATGGCTGCCGAATCGGGGAGACTACTGGCGGGACAAGGAAAACGAAGCAAAG CTTCACAGATGAAGAGCCCGGAGAAGAAGAAGGCAAGGAAATCCACCTCTCAG GCGGCGGGGTTCTCCCACCTCACTGAGTTTGCACCTCCCCCAACCCCCATGGTGGACCACCTGGTCGCCTCCAACCCCTTTGATGATGACTTTGGGCCTCCACCCCGACCTAGTGGGACAGGTGGACCAGGTAGTGCTCCATTTCTTCCCAGCCCAGGTGCAGGCGGAGGAGGTGGGTATGGAGGCGGAAGCAGAATGGGCGGTGGCATGGGCTTCATGGGAGGCCCAGGAGGCGGGCAGCCTGGACGGAGGCCACCGTTCGGTCCTCCATCCAATGCTGGACCTCACCACCAGCTAGGCTTTGGAGGAATGCCTGGCTTTGGAGGTGGCGGTGGGGGCGGCagtgggggaggagggggtggaggtGGATTCCCGCCTGGTGGCCCTTCTCAGTTCAATATGCCACCAAACTTCAGTCCACCCATGCACCCTGTGCCAGGATTCAATCCCATGTTGTCTCCAGGGGGTATGGGAGGTCCCGGTGGAGGAGGACCACCCCACCCTCGGTTTGGCATgcctccacagcagcagcacggACAGGGTGGACACCCATTTAACAGCCCACCTTTGCCCGGTGGTGGAGGCCCCAGAGGGCCCCCGCATGGCCCCTTGCCTCCCATGGGAGGAGGCATGGGTCCTGGGATGAACATGATGGGTGGCATGGGTGGTGGCCCTGGAGGAAACATGGTGGGAGGGTTGCCAGGTATGCCCCCTCAAGGACAGTTTCCTCCCTCACAAGATGGCCCCTACCCTGGCCCCAGTCCGCCAGGACCAGGCAACGATGATGGAAAGAACTTTGGTGGAGGAGGTGCACCGCCTGGgccccagcagcag cagcagcagcagcagcagcaacagcttaACTTAAATCCCAATGGCCCCCCTCCAAACAATACCACTCCTGGCCCTCCTCCTAACTCTGGCCCACCACAGTCAGGGGGAGGCTTCCCAGGCCACCCTGATGTCCAGCAGCCCAACGCCAATACACCTGGTCAGCCTCCTTCGGCACCACCCCAGCCCAACCCCAACTCTTCTCCTACTGGTCCCATGAATGGATCAGGCCAGTCCCAGCATCCACCACCCAGTCAGCTACAACCCCCCAGCAATACAAACACCCCCAACTCTAACAGCTCTACCCAGCAGCAGCAATCCACTCCACCTAATTCTGCCCCAGGCTCCACCCCTTACAACCAACAGAACAACACTCCTGGTGCTGCTGGTACCATGTCAAATGCAGCCCCCAATTCAGGTCAGAACAACATGACCAACAACAACGGAGGCAACACTCCTGGCAGCAACCCTAATCCCCCCTCTAACTCCACTTCCACCCCGAACACCCAGTCTCCCCTGCCCCCCGGTCCCGCTGCCCCTTCAGCTGGGCCTGGTTCTGGCCCTGGAAAACTCGGTGGCCCTGGAATGGTCTTCCCTTGTGGCCTCTGTATGGCGGAGGTGCATGACGATCAGGACGCCATCCTGTGCGAGGCGTCGTGCCAACGTTGGTTCCACCGTGACTGCACGGGCCTGACAGAGCCAGCGTATGGGCTGCTGACTCGAGAGAGCTCTGCTGTTTGGGCCTGTGACTTCTGCATCAAGACCAAGGACATCCAGGCTGTGTTTGTGCGCCAGGGATTAGGCCAGCTGGTTGCAGCTAATGAGAGTTGA
- the pygo2 gene encoding pygopus homolog 2 isoform X1, translating to MAAESGRLLAGQGKRSKASQMKSPEKKKARKSTSQAAGFSHLTEFAPPPTPMVDHLVASNPFDDDFGPPPRPSGTGGPGSAPFLPSPGAGGGGGYGGGSRMGGGMGFMGGPGGGQPGRRPPFGPPSNAGPHHQLGFGGMPGFGGGGGGGSGGGGGGGGFPPGGPSQFNMPPNFSPPMHPVPGFNPMLSPGGMGGPGGGGPPHPRFGMPPQQQHGQGGHPFNSPPLPGGGGPRGPPHGPLPPMGGGMGPGMNMMGGMGGGPGGNMVGGLPGMPPQGQFPPSQDGPYPGPSPPGPGNDDGKNFGGGGAPPGPQQQQQQQQQQQQQQQQQQQQQQLNLNPNGPPPNNTTPGPPPNSGPPQSGGGFPGHPDVQQPNANTPGQPPSAPPQPNPNSSPTGPMNGSGQSQHPPPSQLQPPSNTNTPNSNSSTQQQQSTPPNSAPGSTPYNQQNNTPGAAGTMSNAAPNSGQNNMTNNNGGNTPGSNPNPPSNSTSTPNTQSPLPPGPAAPSAGPGSGPGKLGGPGMVFPCGLCMAEVHDDQDAILCEASCQRWFHRDCTGLTEPAYGLLTRESSAVWACDFCIKTKDIQAVFVRQGLGQLVAANES from the exons ATGGCTGCCGAATCGGGGAGACTACTGGCGGGACAAGGAAAACGAAGCAAAG CTTCACAGATGAAGAGCCCGGAGAAGAAGAAGGCAAGGAAATCCACCTCTCAG GCGGCGGGGTTCTCCCACCTCACTGAGTTTGCACCTCCCCCAACCCCCATGGTGGACCACCTGGTCGCCTCCAACCCCTTTGATGATGACTTTGGGCCTCCACCCCGACCTAGTGGGACAGGTGGACCAGGTAGTGCTCCATTTCTTCCCAGCCCAGGTGCAGGCGGAGGAGGTGGGTATGGAGGCGGAAGCAGAATGGGCGGTGGCATGGGCTTCATGGGAGGCCCAGGAGGCGGGCAGCCTGGACGGAGGCCACCGTTCGGTCCTCCATCCAATGCTGGACCTCACCACCAGCTAGGCTTTGGAGGAATGCCTGGCTTTGGAGGTGGCGGTGGGGGCGGCagtgggggaggagggggtggaggtGGATTCCCGCCTGGTGGCCCTTCTCAGTTCAATATGCCACCAAACTTCAGTCCACCCATGCACCCTGTGCCAGGATTCAATCCCATGTTGTCTCCAGGGGGTATGGGAGGTCCCGGTGGAGGAGGACCACCCCACCCTCGGTTTGGCATgcctccacagcagcagcacggACAGGGTGGACACCCATTTAACAGCCCACCTTTGCCCGGTGGTGGAGGCCCCAGAGGGCCCCCGCATGGCCCCTTGCCTCCCATGGGAGGAGGCATGGGTCCTGGGATGAACATGATGGGTGGCATGGGTGGTGGCCCTGGAGGAAACATGGTGGGAGGGTTGCCAGGTATGCCCCCTCAAGGACAGTTTCCTCCCTCACAAGATGGCCCCTACCCTGGCCCCAGTCCGCCAGGACCAGGCAACGATGATGGAAAGAACTTTGGTGGAGGAGGTGCACCGCCTGGgccccagcagcagcagcagcagcagcagcagcagcagcagcagcagcagcagcagcagcagcagcaacagcttaACTTAAATCCCAATGGCCCCCCTCCAAACAATACCACTCCTGGCCCTCCTCCTAACTCTGGCCCACCACAGTCAGGGGGAGGCTTCCCAGGCCACCCTGATGTCCAGCAGCCCAACGCCAATACACCTGGTCAGCCTCCTTCGGCACCACCCCAGCCCAACCCCAACTCTTCTCCTACTGGTCCCATGAATGGATCAGGCCAGTCCCAGCATCCACCACCCAGTCAGCTACAACCCCCCAGCAATACAAACACCCCCAACTCTAACAGCTCTACCCAGCAGCAGCAATCCACTCCACCTAATTCTGCCCCAGGCTCCACCCCTTACAACCAACAGAACAACACTCCTGGTGCTGCTGGTACCATGTCAAATGCAGCCCCCAATTCAGGTCAGAACAACATGACCAACAACAACGGAGGCAACACTCCTGGCAGCAACCCTAATCCCCCCTCTAACTCCACTTCCACCCCGAACACCCAGTCTCCCCTGCCCCCCGGTCCCGCTGCCCCTTCAGCTGGGCCTGGTTCTGGCCCTGGAAAACTCGGTGGCCCTGGAATGGTCTTCCCTTGTGGCCTCTGTATGGCGGAGGTGCATGACGATCAGGACGCCATCCTGTGCGAGGCGTCGTGCCAACGTTGGTTCCACCGTGACTGCACGGGCCTGACAGAGCCAGCGTATGGGCTGCTGACTCGAGAGAGCTCTGCTGTTTGGGCCTGTGACTTCTGCATCAAGACCAAGGACATCCAGGCTGTGTTTGTGCGCCAGGGATTAGGCCAGCTGGTTGCAGCTAATGAGAGTTGA
- the pygo2 gene encoding pygopus homolog 2 isoform X2 yields the protein MAAESGRLLAGQGKRSKASQMKSPEKKKARKSTSQAAGFSHLTEFAPPPTPMVDHLVASNPFDDDFGPPPRPSGTGGPGSAPFLPSPGAGGGGGYGGGSRMGGGMGFMGGPGGGQPGRRPPFGPPSNAGPHHQLGFGGMPGFGGGGGGGSGGGGGGGGFPPGGPSQFNMPPNFSPPMHPVPGFNPMLSPGGMGGPGGGGPPHPRFGMPPQQQHGQGGHPFNSPPLPGGGGPRGPPHGPLPPMGGGMGPGMNMMGGMGGGPGGNMVGGLPGMPPQGQFPPSQDGPYPGPSPPGPGNDDGKNFGGGGAPPGPQQQQQQQQQQQQLNLNPNGPPPNNTTPGPPPNSGPPQSGGGFPGHPDVQQPNANTPGQPPSAPPQPNPNSSPTGPMNGSGQSQHPPPSQLQPPSNTNTPNSNSSTQQQQSTPPNSAPGSTPYNQQNNTPGAAGTMSNAAPNSGQNNMTNNNGGNTPGSNPNPPSNSTSTPNTQSPLPPGPAAPSAGPGSGPGKLGGPGMVFPCGLCMAEVHDDQDAILCEASCQRWFHRDCTGLTEPAYGLLTRESSAVWACDFCIKTKDIQAVFVRQGLGQLVAANES from the exons ATGGCTGCCGAATCGGGGAGACTACTGGCGGGACAAGGAAAACGAAGCAAAG CTTCACAGATGAAGAGCCCGGAGAAGAAGAAGGCAAGGAAATCCACCTCTCAG GCGGCGGGGTTCTCCCACCTCACTGAGTTTGCACCTCCCCCAACCCCCATGGTGGACCACCTGGTCGCCTCCAACCCCTTTGATGATGACTTTGGGCCTCCACCCCGACCTAGTGGGACAGGTGGACCAGGTAGTGCTCCATTTCTTCCCAGCCCAGGTGCAGGCGGAGGAGGTGGGTATGGAGGCGGAAGCAGAATGGGCGGTGGCATGGGCTTCATGGGAGGCCCAGGAGGCGGGCAGCCTGGACGGAGGCCACCGTTCGGTCCTCCATCCAATGCTGGACCTCACCACCAGCTAGGCTTTGGAGGAATGCCTGGCTTTGGAGGTGGCGGTGGGGGCGGCagtgggggaggagggggtggaggtGGATTCCCGCCTGGTGGCCCTTCTCAGTTCAATATGCCACCAAACTTCAGTCCACCCATGCACCCTGTGCCAGGATTCAATCCCATGTTGTCTCCAGGGGGTATGGGAGGTCCCGGTGGAGGAGGACCACCCCACCCTCGGTTTGGCATgcctccacagcagcagcacggACAGGGTGGACACCCATTTAACAGCCCACCTTTGCCCGGTGGTGGAGGCCCCAGAGGGCCCCCGCATGGCCCCTTGCCTCCCATGGGAGGAGGCATGGGTCCTGGGATGAACATGATGGGTGGCATGGGTGGTGGCCCTGGAGGAAACATGGTGGGAGGGTTGCCAGGTATGCCCCCTCAAGGACAGTTTCCTCCCTCACAAGATGGCCCCTACCCTGGCCCCAGTCCGCCAGGACCAGGCAACGATGATGGAAAGAACTTTGGTGGAGGAGGTGCACCGCCTGGgccc cagcagcagcagcagcagcagcagcagcagcaacagcttaACTTAAATCCCAATGGCCCCCCTCCAAACAATACCACTCCTGGCCCTCCTCCTAACTCTGGCCCACCACAGTCAGGGGGAGGCTTCCCAGGCCACCCTGATGTCCAGCAGCCCAACGCCAATACACCTGGTCAGCCTCCTTCGGCACCACCCCAGCCCAACCCCAACTCTTCTCCTACTGGTCCCATGAATGGATCAGGCCAGTCCCAGCATCCACCACCCAGTCAGCTACAACCCCCCAGCAATACAAACACCCCCAACTCTAACAGCTCTACCCAGCAGCAGCAATCCACTCCACCTAATTCTGCCCCAGGCTCCACCCCTTACAACCAACAGAACAACACTCCTGGTGCTGCTGGTACCATGTCAAATGCAGCCCCCAATTCAGGTCAGAACAACATGACCAACAACAACGGAGGCAACACTCCTGGCAGCAACCCTAATCCCCCCTCTAACTCCACTTCCACCCCGAACACCCAGTCTCCCCTGCCCCCCGGTCCCGCTGCCCCTTCAGCTGGGCCTGGTTCTGGCCCTGGAAAACTCGGTGGCCCTGGAATGGTCTTCCCTTGTGGCCTCTGTATGGCGGAGGTGCATGACGATCAGGACGCCATCCTGTGCGAGGCGTCGTGCCAACGTTGGTTCCACCGTGACTGCACGGGCCTGACAGAGCCAGCGTATGGGCTGCTGACTCGAGAGAGCTCTGCTGTTTGGGCCTGTGACTTCTGCATCAAGACCAAGGACATCCAGGCTGTGTTTGTGCGCCAGGGATTAGGCCAGCTGGTTGCAGCTAATGAGAGTTGA
- the pygo2 gene encoding pygopus homolog 2 isoform X3: MAAESGRLLAGQGKRSKASQMKSPEKKKARKSTSQAAGFSHLTEFAPPPTPMVDHLVASNPFDDDFGPPPRPSGTGGPGSAPFLPSPGAGGGGGYGGGSRMGGGMGFMGGPGGGQPGRRPPFGPPSNAGPHHQLGFGGMPGFGGGGGGGSGGGGGGGGFPPGGPSQFNMPPNFSPPMHPVPGFNPMLSPGGMGGPGGGGPPHPRFGMPPQQQHGQGGHPFNSPPLPGGGGPRGPPHGPLPPMGGGMGPGMNMMGGMGGGPGGNMVGGLPGMPPQGQFPPSQDGPYPGPSPPGPGNDDGKNFGGGGAPPGPQQQQQQQQQQQQLNLNPNGPPPNNTTPGPPPNSGPPQSGGGFPGHPDVQQPNANTPGQPPSAPPQPNPNSSPTGPMNGSGQSQHPPPSQLQPPSNTNTPNSNSSTQQQQSTPPNSAPGSTPYNQQNNTPGAAGTMSNAAPNSGQNNMTNNNGGNTPGSNPNPPSNSTSTPNTQSPLPPGPAAPSAGPGSGPGKLGGPGMVFPCGLCMAEVHDDQDAILCEASCQRWFHRDCTGLTEPAYGLLTRESSAVWACDFCIKTKDIQAVFVRQGLGQLVAANES, from the exons ATGGCTGCCGAATCGGGGAGACTACTGGCGGGACAAGGAAAACGAAGCAAAG CTTCACAGATGAAGAGCCCGGAGAAGAAGAAGGCAAGGAAATCCACCTCTCAG GCGGCGGGGTTCTCCCACCTCACTGAGTTTGCACCTCCCCCAACCCCCATGGTGGACCACCTGGTCGCCTCCAACCCCTTTGATGATGACTTTGGGCCTCCACCCCGACCTAGTGGGACAGGTGGACCAGGTAGTGCTCCATTTCTTCCCAGCCCAGGTGCAGGCGGAGGAGGTGGGTATGGAGGCGGAAGCAGAATGGGCGGTGGCATGGGCTTCATGGGAGGCCCAGGAGGCGGGCAGCCTGGACGGAGGCCACCGTTCGGTCCTCCATCCAATGCTGGACCTCACCACCAGCTAGGCTTTGGAGGAATGCCTGGCTTTGGAGGTGGCGGTGGGGGCGGCagtgggggaggagggggtggaggtGGATTCCCGCCTGGTGGCCCTTCTCAGTTCAATATGCCACCAAACTTCAGTCCACCCATGCACCCTGTGCCAGGATTCAATCCCATGTTGTCTCCAGGGGGTATGGGAGGTCCCGGTGGAGGAGGACCACCCCACCCTCGGTTTGGCATgcctccacagcagcagcacggACAGGGTGGACACCCATTTAACAGCCCACCTTTGCCCGGTGGTGGAGGCCCCAGAGGGCCCCCGCATGGCCCCTTGCCTCCCATGGGAGGAGGCATGGGTCCTGGGATGAACATGATGGGTGGCATGGGTGGTGGCCCTGGAGGAAACATGGTGGGAGGGTTGCCAGGTATGCCCCCTCAAGGACAGTTTCCTCCCTCACAAGATGGCCCCTACCCTGGCCCCAGTCCGCCAGGACCAGGCAACGATGATGGAAAGAACTTTGGTGGAGGAGGTGCACCGCCTGGgccccagcagcagcag cagcagcagcagcagcagcaacagcttaACTTAAATCCCAATGGCCCCCCTCCAAACAATACCACTCCTGGCCCTCCTCCTAACTCTGGCCCACCACAGTCAGGGGGAGGCTTCCCAGGCCACCCTGATGTCCAGCAGCCCAACGCCAATACACCTGGTCAGCCTCCTTCGGCACCACCCCAGCCCAACCCCAACTCTTCTCCTACTGGTCCCATGAATGGATCAGGCCAGTCCCAGCATCCACCACCCAGTCAGCTACAACCCCCCAGCAATACAAACACCCCCAACTCTAACAGCTCTACCCAGCAGCAGCAATCCACTCCACCTAATTCTGCCCCAGGCTCCACCCCTTACAACCAACAGAACAACACTCCTGGTGCTGCTGGTACCATGTCAAATGCAGCCCCCAATTCAGGTCAGAACAACATGACCAACAACAACGGAGGCAACACTCCTGGCAGCAACCCTAATCCCCCCTCTAACTCCACTTCCACCCCGAACACCCAGTCTCCCCTGCCCCCCGGTCCCGCTGCCCCTTCAGCTGGGCCTGGTTCTGGCCCTGGAAAACTCGGTGGCCCTGGAATGGTCTTCCCTTGTGGCCTCTGTATGGCGGAGGTGCATGACGATCAGGACGCCATCCTGTGCGAGGCGTCGTGCCAACGTTGGTTCCACCGTGACTGCACGGGCCTGACAGAGCCAGCGTATGGGCTGCTGACTCGAGAGAGCTCTGCTGTTTGGGCCTGTGACTTCTGCATCAAGACCAAGGACATCCAGGCTGTGTTTGTGCGCCAGGGATTAGGCCAGCTGGTTGCAGCTAATGAGAGTTGA
- the pygo2 gene encoding pygopus homolog 2 isoform X4, translating into MAAESGRLLAGQGKRSKASQMKSPEKKKARKSTSQAAGFSHLTEFAPPPTPMVDHLVASNPFDDDFGPPPRPSGTGGPGSAPFLPSPGAGGGGGYGGGSRMGGGMGFMGGPGGGQPGRRPPFGPPSNAGPHHQLGFGGMPGFGGGGGGGSGGGGGGGGFPPGGPSQFNMPPNFSPPMHPVPGFNPMLSPGGMGGPGGGGPPHPRFGMPPQQQHGQGGHPFNSPPLPGGGGPRGPPHGPLPPMGGGMGPGMNMMGGMGGGPGGNMVGGLPGMPPQGQFPPSQDGPYPGPSPPGPGNDDGKNFGGGGAPPGPQQQQQQQQQQQLNLNPNGPPPNNTTPGPPPNSGPPQSGGGFPGHPDVQQPNANTPGQPPSAPPQPNPNSSPTGPMNGSGQSQHPPPSQLQPPSNTNTPNSNSSTQQQQSTPPNSAPGSTPYNQQNNTPGAAGTMSNAAPNSGQNNMTNNNGGNTPGSNPNPPSNSTSTPNTQSPLPPGPAAPSAGPGSGPGKLGGPGMVFPCGLCMAEVHDDQDAILCEASCQRWFHRDCTGLTEPAYGLLTRESSAVWACDFCIKTKDIQAVFVRQGLGQLVAANES; encoded by the exons ATGGCTGCCGAATCGGGGAGACTACTGGCGGGACAAGGAAAACGAAGCAAAG CTTCACAGATGAAGAGCCCGGAGAAGAAGAAGGCAAGGAAATCCACCTCTCAG GCGGCGGGGTTCTCCCACCTCACTGAGTTTGCACCTCCCCCAACCCCCATGGTGGACCACCTGGTCGCCTCCAACCCCTTTGATGATGACTTTGGGCCTCCACCCCGACCTAGTGGGACAGGTGGACCAGGTAGTGCTCCATTTCTTCCCAGCCCAGGTGCAGGCGGAGGAGGTGGGTATGGAGGCGGAAGCAGAATGGGCGGTGGCATGGGCTTCATGGGAGGCCCAGGAGGCGGGCAGCCTGGACGGAGGCCACCGTTCGGTCCTCCATCCAATGCTGGACCTCACCACCAGCTAGGCTTTGGAGGAATGCCTGGCTTTGGAGGTGGCGGTGGGGGCGGCagtgggggaggagggggtggaggtGGATTCCCGCCTGGTGGCCCTTCTCAGTTCAATATGCCACCAAACTTCAGTCCACCCATGCACCCTGTGCCAGGATTCAATCCCATGTTGTCTCCAGGGGGTATGGGAGGTCCCGGTGGAGGAGGACCACCCCACCCTCGGTTTGGCATgcctccacagcagcagcacggACAGGGTGGACACCCATTTAACAGCCCACCTTTGCCCGGTGGTGGAGGCCCCAGAGGGCCCCCGCATGGCCCCTTGCCTCCCATGGGAGGAGGCATGGGTCCTGGGATGAACATGATGGGTGGCATGGGTGGTGGCCCTGGAGGAAACATGGTGGGAGGGTTGCCAGGTATGCCCCCTCAAGGACAGTTTCCTCCCTCACAAGATGGCCCCTACCCTGGCCCCAGTCCGCCAGGACCAGGCAACGATGATGGAAAGAACTTTGGTGGAGGAGGTGCACCGCCTGGgccc cagcagcagcagcagcagcagcagcagcaacagcttaACTTAAATCCCAATGGCCCCCCTCCAAACAATACCACTCCTGGCCCTCCTCCTAACTCTGGCCCACCACAGTCAGGGGGAGGCTTCCCAGGCCACCCTGATGTCCAGCAGCCCAACGCCAATACACCTGGTCAGCCTCCTTCGGCACCACCCCAGCCCAACCCCAACTCTTCTCCTACTGGTCCCATGAATGGATCAGGCCAGTCCCAGCATCCACCACCCAGTCAGCTACAACCCCCCAGCAATACAAACACCCCCAACTCTAACAGCTCTACCCAGCAGCAGCAATCCACTCCACCTAATTCTGCCCCAGGCTCCACCCCTTACAACCAACAGAACAACACTCCTGGTGCTGCTGGTACCATGTCAAATGCAGCCCCCAATTCAGGTCAGAACAACATGACCAACAACAACGGAGGCAACACTCCTGGCAGCAACCCTAATCCCCCCTCTAACTCCACTTCCACCCCGAACACCCAGTCTCCCCTGCCCCCCGGTCCCGCTGCCCCTTCAGCTGGGCCTGGTTCTGGCCCTGGAAAACTCGGTGGCCCTGGAATGGTCTTCCCTTGTGGCCTCTGTATGGCGGAGGTGCATGACGATCAGGACGCCATCCTGTGCGAGGCGTCGTGCCAACGTTGGTTCCACCGTGACTGCACGGGCCTGACAGAGCCAGCGTATGGGCTGCTGACTCGAGAGAGCTCTGCTGTTTGGGCCTGTGACTTCTGCATCAAGACCAAGGACATCCAGGCTGTGTTTGTGCGCCAGGGATTAGGCCAGCTGGTTGCAGCTAATGAGAGTTGA